In the genome of Daucus carota subsp. sativus chromosome 9, DH1 v3.0, whole genome shotgun sequence, the window CTGCTAAACACTTGTTTTAAGTTCTGCAACATCGAACCTCATGCATTTGTTGGAACTGAATCTTATAATCCCACCGTTGTCATAGCTCTCTTGCAAAACAACATTTAAATAACGTGTGTATTGTACCTTTCTCATGTGAGCAACACCAAATATATATACGATCAATTTCAACATgcactataccatagattgcatTTAGCAACCCCTAAAAATAGTTGCtatatgataacaaaacattgcAATAGCGTCTATTGcaacaattttcaaaaaaattgaccgTTAAGTTTGCCCCCGTTGCCATAGGGCCCTTTTTGCAATGAATTAACATATGTATTGCAACAAGTTCAATTCATTGCCAGAGCCACATATTGCAACAACTTTTTCTCTATAGCAATGCTATTTAAATCATTGTTATAGTTTGTTCTTTTATTGCAAGAAAATTTGCAAcactttattttgatttaaacaTTGCCATATAGCACCTGTGGCAACAAATTTTGGTCCTAATGTAATGTTATTTAAGTGATTTATAATAGAAAAAGCAACCTCTAAGGCAACATTATAATGACATATTGCAAcagtatgaataaaaaaaaaatggacatgaccatttcataaatatattattccaCCATTAAAGGTTCAATACAAGAAAATCCCAAAAAACAACTAAGAATGTTACCCATTACAAATCTATCGATGCCTACACCACCACCGCCAAGAGCGGTACCATTGTTACTgacattagtaaaaaaaaatcctaaatcTAGAATggtaaataaaatacattaatatattattaccctaaattttttatcaacaaAAATTTCGTAACAAAAGACTTTTGATATCAGACCCATCGTCATCGATTATTCCAAGAGCACCATCTTTTGGGGCATTTGTGGAAACCAGCAAAGCATCCTCAATTTTTTGTGTCATGTGTGAATATTATTGTAACACATTTAGTATACCATTGCAGGATTAAAGAGTTGGGTTTGCCAAAGGATCAGCACCAGTGGTACATGGAACTGCCAAAAACTCCAAATTCAGTCTCATGTTTGACCTCCTAGTTCTCTATGCCACTGGCCTCAATGATGTCAAAGATGTTATCCCTTTTATTACGATAAAAAATTGATGCATTAGTTGGTTTGTCTTTACCAATTAAATCTGatttccgctttttacaacactggtcacccgtgttaattgtagaagatcggTTTTCAtagtttaaaaatctaaaagatattgtgtgttttagttaaaaaggtaattactatgttgcttgATGTTATTTCacaagattgagttttttagtataaaacataaaagagataatatattttagttaaaaacaataatcagttatatagataggcacgTATTTAGGCCCAATACCGACCGATCAAACTTCTGATTTCcgactttaatagtatagtatagattataataatattttttttacatgtatgttgcatgtgttagtttttagaaaatcggttttttaattaaatatctgaaaaagataacgtgttttagttaaaaagggtaGTTGCTATGCtgtctaatattatttttagaattttgagtttttttagttagaaaatataaaaaagataattgttttagttaaaaaggataattgattatataaaaaggctcgtaattcggcccaagtaccgaccgaccaaactttaaATGTCTCGACTTTAATAGTATTCGATTTTTTAGTTAGTAATCTGAAAAAGACAACGTGTTTTCGTTAAAAATGATAGTCGCTATGTTGttcaatgttatttttaaaaatttgaatttttagttagaaaatataaaaaagataatagttttagttaaaaaggataattgattatataaaaagcccataattcggcccaagtaccgaccaaccaaacttttaataattgattatataaaaagcGCACTTCGGCCTAAGTACCGatcgaccaaacttttaatgtttcggctttaatagtatagtatagatataaaatattaagctcCTAGAAAGTTAGTACATTACTAGGAGTTTGAACTCCAATAATGCTCTCTATACTTACTCCTAACAttatattctattattatttaaactcCTCTATGATAAAAGTTCAAAGTCACATGGGTGAAAGTGAATATTGTATTATGAAAAACAAGTTAAGAGTTATATACTGGCTTTTAAAAGAGGGGAGAGAGAAGGGGCTGCTAGTGTTTTTAGGAGCCACAAGAAGTCTATTGGAGCTCTATTTTTCTTTACCCtccttatttttgattttaagagGTTATTGCTCTTGAGGATTAAGGATTTAAATTAAGACCGGCCAGTTTTTTGGTCTTCATTTGATAATATACAAGTAGATAGGAACTGCAACCCCGCCATCCTCTCTATTCttggagcatctccaacccattAAAATCCTTagttaaaattcattaaatcataccataaataaaaattataaataatgtgtgaaatttgcTCCACTCCAACCACACATAACCCTTGtctaaaaatatagccaaccaattgatgttggctatatttggcCAACCACTACAGACCTGTAGCAATATCTGTAGCAAGATTTCATATCATTTGTTACCATGTAATAATatacattctatttataacaacttgaaagaataataacttactatttctgaaatatagccaaccaatatagccagtactaTCGAAACAATATGGTTTACAGTttcgacaaattttacataatattttacagatccaatttagccaaccacttttagccaacaccgttggagatgctcttaggtcGTAGCaacaaattttctttatcttgCTGGAATAGCTCAGTTGGTTAGAGCGTGTGGCTGTTAACCACAAGGTCGGAGGTTcgacccctccttctagcggTTTTTATCTTTGGAAAAAGAACCCACACATCAAACTACTGAGTAATATGTTTTCTATTCAGCTAAAGATAGGTTTCATTGTTTCAAAATCAGGGAGAGAGCCCCTGGCATTCATGCAATTGTAAACAGGCCATACAAAAGTTAAAATATACAAAGTTTGTCCCCCATCAAAATCTTCCAAGCTTGTAAAATTCCGCTTAATATGTGCTCATGAACACACATTACAAAAACCGAATATACAATTAGCCAAATCGCACAATAATAATGATGATTCTGGTAGCATGCAAAGGCATGCTTCAAAGTTAGAATGGGTCCATTTATATAGAGTATGGTGTATGCCTATGCCCATACTTGGTCAATCTAGTTGTTGCTACAATTGGTTACATGCATGATTTCTTTAATGCCCCGCTTTACCATTATATACTCGTGTCATTTCTTTTGGGGTCATGGCTACATGGGCTAGTGAGTCCATTTCTCTCTGCTTTTGcggaaaataattattttataattatgttgttTCTTTCATAAAATTCACTTTCTGTTTATAAAAATCAGAAAAAGTTATTAATTCAAACAGGCCCTTggttttttctttaaaaagaactttcatttttgacttcaaaatattaaatcaatataattaaGTAGAATTAGACGGGATTAAGGATCAGAGATAAGGATCGGAGATAGATCCTAAATGGGCTTAAATAAGACATGGACAGAGTCTATTAGGATCGGGATGATGTATAGTGAGGTTTATTAGGATCGGGATGATGTATAGTGAGGTCGTGGTAGAGGCAAGTTTTGGTTCTGAGAACTGTTTAAAACCTATCCTCACCGGAACTTGTCCAGAGTCTTGAGTGCAGGTGGATTGGGCAGAGGTGAGAATGATATTAGTAGTTATCTGAACATTTGTTTGTACTCCCTCcagacacggagaccaagaaagtGGGTaataaatgagtaaagttggatgaaaagtgggtataatgGTGGgatccatttatatttaataatagatttgagatagtggaggaaaataatggatgtaatagtgtttttattattatagaatggagacagtggaagaaagtagttggtgtaatgatgttttatattataaaaatttactatttttggaatgtatacaattagaCGGACgttccaaaaaggaaactgtatgcAATtcattgggatggagggagtatatatccTATGTATACAGATCATATGAAAGTAAGAAGTTAGTGTAATAATCTTATGAAATATAGTCATGATAAGGATGCAGGGCTGTCATTACCAAATCAAGTaccaaaagaaacaaaagattTCATCATCATAATGTTAAAAGACTACACTAGAATCCTAAACATTTCAACATTGTTCCCTACCTTCTATCTCATTTTCATCCAGCATAATCATTCCTCCCCATTTCCTCAAATTTTCATACCCATTCCATACTATACTTTCCCTTTGTCATACCCATTTTACCATTAAACCCTTTCTAGCTGGACACAAAAACCACAACCTAACTAGGACGATGACCCTCCAGTTGGTTCTGCGAGAAAATCTTGGCCCATGAAGGATTGATCGGCACTGGCCGATGGGGCTGCGGAGGCCCTACTGGATTGTTGGGGTTGCGTTCGTTCACCATGCCGGTTTTTGGATATAAAGCCGAAGATACAGAAGCTGAGGTTGTCGACGAAGATGAGGACACACGCTCACACTGAGGGCACATTGTGAGAGTAGTTGGAGGGTTCATGTTCATGTAGAATTGTGGGGAGAGCTTCAATGCTCGAAGCTCGCTCACTTCCTTCTGCAACCGTTTGTTCTCATCTGTCAGATTTTCACAGCATCGCTTCAAGTACTCACAATCTACCTCTGTTTGCTTCAGCTTTGTTCTGCATAAGTAAACAAAATGCTCAATAAGTTGCAATGCCGATGCACTAACCTCCAAAATTTACagaacaaataatcaaatatgtAAATTTACCCACAACTAACACAACAGCACAAGAATAACATACGACACTTTCAGTATAACTCACACTCTCTCCGTCCCCTTCAATTATTTACATCGGAGACGGGAACtcgacatatattttaaaactcttataaaatatagtttgataaattattttaaacttcttTTCCTCTAAATAAAAgtgtaatgtttaaatttttatacagaaaaggaAAACATGGGAAAAAAATGTAAACATATACTTTACATGCACCTTAAATACGTGTCAAGTAATGTAAAAAACCCGTAAAGAAATGATAGgaacaaaagaaatatatatagaattttatttgtctagcttggtcaagaaattttaaattgaagaaGGGAGCAAAAATTCCAAATCTATGCAACATATTCTGCACATTAGTAAATGTGATCAGGTTGACCAACTAGGCATTTAATTGGAGTGTACATGGACATATATACTGTACACACTTGGACTTAAATACTGGGGACACATATTTTTACTGCAACTTAAATGTGAGTACAAGGCAAAAGAATAAGAGCATTGAACAAACATGAATAACTCAATCAGAATAaaccaaagcagaaaatgacATAACAAACACAAGTACATACAATTCATCTTTGCAAATCAATTATAATCACAGATACACATGCAAAATACAGATAAAATAATCTTCCAATTATACCCCTGGTAGAGTCACCAAATTTCTCACCTAGCCCTCCTGTTCTGAAACCACACTTCAACTTGCCTAGGCCTTAAATTCAGCTCTTTTGCCAATGCCAACTTTTGCTTCTGCAAAATGCCAAATTTCATGATTACCCTCGTCACACAATTTAATTACCAGAACACCCCCACAAAACAACCCTGACAGATATACCATTGCAAAAgcaataaaattacaagaatgCCACTCACTGGGTTCAAAGTGTTGTGCTCCTTGAAAGTCTCTTCAAGCATGGCCGCTTGTTCTTTGGACAGCCGGAGCTTCTTCCTCGCCGCCGCATCGCCGCCATCTTCATCCTCATAGCTGGAGTCCCTGTCTCTCTCCACCTCATTCTCGCTCCTCTTTCCGCTTAAACTCGACACCGTGCTATTCGGAGATGAAGCGCCCAGTTCCTCCTCCACTTCAGCTGCTGGCATGTTCACATCTATCCCCCTCATCCTCCTCTCCCCACTCAGatctacaaaaataaaaatattaccaaaaaaccaaaacattttacgccaaaccaaacatacccaGTATATCCCGCTCGTATAACATGCAACACAAAAACTTACCAGGATTCAAGAAACGCAGAGGCAAGGGGAAATGAGGCGGTGGGTGTGGATGATTTGATCCCAAACTCAAACTCAACCCAAACTCATCATCTCTTTCACCCATCTTCTTGTTGAAAGTATTGCTACACAAAAGACTAAAATATGGTAATGAGAGTATGGGAAGGGGGGAAAAAATTGACAAGAGGGGAAGGGACAGAAAGTAGTGAAAATGAGATGCAATATTATAATACTAGGCAGGGGCATGCAGGAGAGTAGCAGCTTTATTTTGGGGCTAAGTTATTGCAGTACAGTGTAGGAGAATTGACTTTACTATATGGCTTCTGTTGTGTAATGTATATACTCATATGcataataattatatgtatgtatgtgtgtgttatttGTGGGGAGAGATGGAGAGGGGAGATTTGAAGGTATATTATGCAATGATGACTAATGTCAGAAGTAGCAATTGGctcaatgatgatgatgatgggaTTGGACTGCCTTGGCCTTTTGCTTTGCTTTTATTTCTTTTGCATGTACCTTGTCTTTACTATCTAGCTGCCCCTTCTTCCGTTTCGTGTAGTATTTCTTCCGCTCATTTAAAACCTAACAAAAACTctaaaaatccaaatttaaaaTCACAGACTAATCTGACCACCATGCAAAACACGGacgattatatattttaaaatttttatttgatatttttagatGTTATAAACATTTTTGAATGACCAATTCGATgataatgaattaaaatttggttgAATGATAATAACCGAGTATTTAGAGTACAAAGATATCGGAGTTAAGAAATTTCAAGcttatttatgtaaattttttatacAACTTTATTTTGTCTTTATAACTTATACATTGACTATTAGTCGAGAAGCCGCATGTTACGGTGGTcgctaaaaattatattaattatttaatattaaaatttttagaataaaactaatttttgaCGGCCtgctaaaaattatattaacgattcaaaattaacatttatagaataaaataaattttatattataaacatctcgatgcaataccaatactaatatataaaatttcaaaattagagtaaaattcatgagtgaaaaaatgaaaataaatttctacatgtaattaagatttaaagcactacgaatcttaattttagttgtgttttctttgaaaagtaatcatgttcttcactgacattgtcaccttcctccattTTTTTGGATTGGTTGTGTACAGAAACATCAACTTAAATACAtaagatagcggtctataactacccttgcttgcaataacttttatttttttaatactatataaacaacCATCACTTAAAAGGTGCTTGGACCGAGCAAACAGCTATTGTAGAAGTGttgcataaataatatttttctatatacaaaccatataaaaattaataacaacaaacatgtccaatgaacaatacaaatatcataaaagaataaccaacaaatataTATCACTAAAAGTTAATGTATTGAcattttcatccatcaatatcatgttaagactatattcttctaccgtgtttggatttgtcgactcccacatccgacaaactcCCACCCTCACCGGCCAATCGCATCTAGCATCTAACATaatgtaactcattattgtattagatagAAAAGACAAataggcaaaaaaaaaattgtttttattaaatttcatgATGTCTGACCTCAATTTATaggggttgatttgagaaaagaccggcatatcaaaaatattttgctgtttttgatatacactttttccaaaaatatagtaaaaatCTTGAAAGAGAAGTAAgcctttttttatattaaaataattgaagATAACCTTCAAATACTGATTTGACATTTATTAACGttggtaatttttatttttgatatattgcaaaaggtagttttgaaattttctttcaatatatacgaaactaaaaaggtaattttcatttttgttattttcttaaattttcttccaataattttgatattaaaaaatGTAGACATATTTTAttgttgatattttgaaaattataattttgaaacttgcttccaatatatccaaaactCAAAatggtagttttaatttttgatatttttttaatccaaaaatttgagaaaattataaaaatagaacggagctatccGAGAAgagccacctacacgcccctcgcttctcctttatataagtatactagttgagaagccgcgtgttgcggcggcctataaaaaatatattaattattcaatattaatatttgtagaataaaataaatttgtgacggcctataaaaattatattaatattcaaaattaatatatgtataataaaataaattttatattataaacatctcaatgcaataccaatactaacatgtaaaattacaaaattggactataattcatgagtgaaaaaattaaaataaatttctacatgtaattaatgatttaaagcacgacgaatctt includes:
- the LOC108200858 gene encoding homeobox-leucine zipper protein HAT3; the encoded protein is MGERDDEFGLSLSLGSNHPHPPPHFPLPLRFLNPDLSGERRMRGIDVNMPAAEVEEELGASSPNSTVSSLSGKRSENEVERDRDSSYEDEDGGDAAARKKLRLSKEQAAMLEETFKEHNTLNPKQKLALAKELNLRPRQVEVWFQNRRARTKLKQTEVDCEYLKRCCENLTDENKRLQKEVSELRALKLSPQFYMNMNPPTTLTMCPQCERVSSSSSTTSASVSSALYPKTGMVNERNPNNPVGPPQPHRPVPINPSWAKIFSQNQLEGHRPS